The sequence below is a genomic window from Bradyrhizobium septentrionale.
CGGTGCTGGTGATCTGGCAGGTCGGCACCAACGCCGTCTACAAGAGCTACAATCCGGCCGAGGTGCGTGCCACGCTGGAGGCCGGGCTCGACGTGCTCGCCGCGCTGCCGCTTGACGTCGTCGTGATGGATTCCCAGTACACGCAGGCGATCGTCGGAACACCAGCCGCGCTCAATCTCGCCAACATCATCATGCCGATGATCGCCGAGGTCACGTCGAACAAGGGCGTCAACCTGTTCAGCCGTTTCGCGCTGATGAAGCGCTGGTTCGAAGCCGGAATTCCCCTGACCGAGCTCGACGATGGCGGCCAGCTTCTGCTTCACACCAGCGAATGGGCGACGAATTGCGCAACCCAGTCGCTGTTTGGCGCCATCGACGACGCCTTGAAGCCGGAGGCGATCACGTAACGCTGACTACGTAAGACTACGGAGTAGGG
It includes:
- a CDS encoding SGNH/GDSL hydrolase family protein, producing MPTPRPCETHLELVKFAHPLPHIAEALRHQRKVKVVALGSSSTAGADNILPFPPRLEMLLRQRFFGRMIDVINRGVGGQEAPEEYSRIETDVTTEAPVLVIWQVGTNAVYKSYNPAEVRATLEAGLDVLAALPLDVVVMDSQYTQAIVGTPAALNLANIIMPMIAEVTSNKGVNLFSRFALMKRWFEAGIPLTELDDGGQLLLHTSEWATNCATQSLFGAIDDALKPEAIT